One window of Aggregicoccus sp. 17bor-14 genomic DNA carries:
- a CDS encoding FHA domain-containing protein, with the protein MPSDQPELNDSPEAFMVTGQALRAECQGSALAAFEGAHPYPWLVRDLSAESLPEPSFATTFLSEEDLKIGSTGLLQRIAQRPDGFGFYPLRKNPKNPWKDRIIIGRATNNDVVLRHTSVSKVHARATCRDGRWSLVDAKSTNGTSVDGVPLAPAGDGATLQSHTVVKLGGVVCTVLSSAELHRALAGR; encoded by the coding sequence ATGCCGTCGGACCAGCCGGAGCTCAACGACTCGCCCGAGGCCTTCATGGTCACCGGGCAGGCCCTTCGCGCCGAGTGCCAGGGCAGCGCCCTCGCGGCCTTCGAGGGCGCGCATCCCTACCCGTGGCTGGTGCGCGACCTGAGCGCCGAGTCGCTGCCGGAGCCCAGCTTCGCCACCACCTTCCTCTCCGAGGAGGACTTGAAGATCGGCAGCACCGGCCTGCTGCAGCGCATCGCGCAGCGCCCGGATGGCTTCGGCTTCTACCCGCTGCGCAAGAACCCGAAGAACCCGTGGAAGGACCGCATCATCATCGGGCGGGCCACCAACAACGACGTGGTGCTGCGCCACACGTCCGTGTCCAAGGTGCACGCGCGCGCCACCTGCCGCGACGGGCGCTGGAGCCTCGTGGACGCGAAGAGCACCAACGGCACCTCCGTGGACGGAGTCCCGCTCGCGCCCGCGGGCGATGGCGCGACCCTGCAGAGCCACACCGTGGTGAAGCTGGGCGGCGTGGTGTGCACGGTGCTCAGCAGCGCGGAGCTGCACCGGGCGCTCGCCGGGCGCTGA
- a CDS encoding class I SAM-dependent methyltransferase has translation MAAPDSKHGEAGAEAGGAPFANRLRKNARHLRKWAKARGLTAFRVYDRDMPEYPYAVDVYGECVHVAEFPSRKVLKSGALAELRTGVLAAIQEVLEVPPERVFAKTHLPQAWGRTQYGRAGEGHARFPVEEQGLRFWVNLGDFLDTGLFMDHRLTRARVREEARGKHFLNLFAYTGAFTVYAAAGGAASTTTVDLSEQYLDWAEDNLDLNGLADARHTLIRGDVLAWTAAAADEPERYDLIVCDPPSFSTSKRMDRSFNVQRDQVRLVAGVRALLAPGGVLYFSTNFTGFELDPRTFAGMQQVEELTPGSIPEDFQRKEIHRCWRVVAST, from the coding sequence ATGGCTGCACCTGACAGTAAGCACGGCGAGGCGGGGGCTGAGGCGGGCGGCGCGCCCTTCGCCAACCGGCTGCGCAAGAACGCCCGGCACTTGCGCAAGTGGGCGAAGGCGCGCGGGCTCACGGCCTTCCGCGTCTATGACCGCGACATGCCGGAGTACCCCTACGCGGTGGACGTGTACGGCGAGTGCGTGCACGTGGCGGAGTTCCCCAGCCGCAAGGTGCTCAAGAGCGGCGCGCTCGCCGAGCTGCGCACGGGCGTGCTCGCGGCGATCCAGGAGGTGCTGGAGGTGCCCCCCGAGCGCGTCTTCGCCAAGACGCACCTGCCCCAGGCATGGGGCCGCACGCAGTACGGGCGGGCAGGCGAAGGGCACGCCCGCTTCCCCGTGGAGGAGCAGGGGCTGCGCTTCTGGGTGAACCTGGGCGACTTCCTGGACACCGGGCTCTTCATGGACCACCGCCTCACCCGGGCGCGCGTGCGCGAGGAGGCGCGCGGGAAGCACTTCCTCAACCTCTTCGCCTACACGGGGGCCTTCACCGTGTACGCAGCGGCCGGGGGTGCCGCGAGCACGACCACGGTGGACCTGAGCGAGCAGTACCTCGACTGGGCCGAGGACAACCTGGACCTCAACGGGCTCGCGGACGCGCGCCACACCCTGATTCGCGGAGACGTGCTCGCGTGGACGGCGGCCGCGGCGGACGAGCCCGAGCGCTACGACCTCATCGTCTGCGACCCGCCCAGCTTCTCCACGTCCAAGCGCATGGACCGCAGCTTCAACGTGCAGCGCGACCAGGTGCGGCTCGTGGCCGGCGTGCGGGCGCTGCTCGCGCCGGGCGGAGTGCTCTACTTCTCCACCAACTTCACCGGCTTCGAGCTGGACCCGCGCACCTTCGCCGGGATGCAGCAGGTGGAGGAGCTCACCCCGGGAAGCATCCCCGAGGACTTCCAGCGCAAGGAGATCCACCGCTGCTGGCGCGTCGTCGCTTCGACCTGA
- a CDS encoding class I SAM-dependent rRNA methyltransferase: MKPSAPKHSAPRAPRPGAAAGRPPPRHHRPEKVAPDRTSPKLGPDGLPEVSLVRRGVERWQAGHPWIYRADLNGDPALAGGEVVRVMDARGWFLGKAFYSKQSKISLKWLSYEDVAVDTDFFRERLRLADAMRKRALPGEVTYRVVHGEADLLPGLVVDRYGEFLTAQFLNPGTERLKGMFTELLREHFRPRGIVNRSDVGVRALEGLPQEKGILHGEVPDTVPYDEGLVRMRADLLQGQKTGAFLDQRENHVMASQYAFGEALDCFSYVGGFALQLATRATKVTAVEISELAAGTLRQNAAANKLDNVEVVVANAFDFLRDAVDEGRRFDTIVLDPPSFAKNKDAIEAATRGYKEINLRAMQLLRPGGILISASCTYHIDEQAFEDMLASAAADAKRRVQIIEKRGAGKDHPVLLSLRETRYLKCFVLRVL; this comes from the coding sequence GTGAAGCCCTCTGCTCCGAAGCACTCCGCCCCCCGGGCCCCGCGCCCGGGCGCCGCCGCTGGCCGTCCCCCGCCCCGCCACCACCGCCCCGAGAAGGTGGCCCCCGACCGCACCAGCCCCAAGCTGGGGCCGGACGGCCTGCCCGAGGTGAGCCTCGTTCGCCGGGGCGTGGAGCGCTGGCAGGCGGGCCACCCGTGGATCTACCGCGCGGACCTCAACGGCGACCCGGCGCTCGCAGGCGGCGAGGTGGTGCGCGTGATGGACGCGCGCGGCTGGTTCCTGGGCAAGGCCTTCTACTCGAAGCAGTCCAAGATCTCCCTGAAGTGGCTCAGCTACGAGGACGTCGCGGTGGACACCGACTTCTTCCGCGAGCGCCTCCGGCTTGCGGACGCGATGCGCAAGCGCGCCCTGCCCGGCGAGGTCACCTACCGCGTGGTCCACGGCGAGGCAGACCTGCTGCCGGGCCTGGTGGTGGACCGCTACGGCGAGTTCCTCACCGCGCAGTTCCTCAACCCGGGCACCGAGCGGCTCAAGGGCATGTTCACGGAGCTGCTGAGGGAGCACTTCCGCCCGCGCGGCATCGTGAACCGCTCGGACGTGGGCGTGCGCGCGCTGGAGGGGTTGCCGCAGGAGAAGGGCATCCTGCACGGCGAGGTCCCCGACACCGTCCCCTACGACGAGGGGCTGGTGCGCATGCGCGCGGACCTCCTCCAGGGCCAGAAGACCGGCGCCTTCCTCGACCAGCGCGAGAACCACGTGATGGCGAGCCAGTACGCCTTCGGCGAGGCGCTGGACTGCTTCTCCTACGTCGGCGGCTTCGCGCTGCAGCTCGCCACGCGCGCGACGAAGGTCACGGCGGTGGAGATCTCGGAGCTCGCCGCGGGCACGCTGCGGCAGAACGCGGCGGCCAACAAGCTGGACAACGTGGAGGTCGTGGTGGCCAACGCGTTCGACTTCCTGCGCGACGCGGTGGACGAGGGCCGGCGCTTCGACACCATCGTGCTCGACCCGCCCTCCTTCGCGAAGAACAAGGACGCGATCGAGGCGGCGACCCGCGGCTACAAGGAGATCAACCTGCGCGCGATGCAGCTCTTGCGCCCCGGGGGCATCCTCATCAGCGCGAGCTGCACCTACCACATCGACGAGCAGGCCTTCGAGGACATGCTCGCCTCGGCCGCGGCGGACGCGAAGCGGCGCGTGCAGATCATCGAAAAGCGCGGCGCGGGCAAGGATCACCCCGTGCTGCTCAGCCTGCGCGAGACGCGCTACCTCAAGTGCTTCGTGCTGCGGGTGCTCTAG
- a CDS encoding NAD(P)H-binding protein: METKSGMTLVLGGTGKTGRRVVERLRARGLPVRVGSRTGTPRFDWEAPETWGPALEGVTAVYLAYAPDLGAPGAREQVRAFAAQAAAGGVQRIVLLSGRGEPQAHQAEEGVRTCGVAFTVLRAAWFFQNFSEGHLLEAVRAGELAFPAGEVAEPFLDAEDIAEVAVAALTDGAHAGRTYELTGPRLLTFAQAAAELSEAVGRPVRYVPLTPEAYAASLAPYLPQEEAEFLAQLFCEVLDGRNADLADGVQQVLGRAPRDFRAWARETATAGAWSAAAAAVS; encoded by the coding sequence ATGGAGACGAAGAGCGGGATGACGCTGGTGCTGGGCGGTACGGGCAAGACGGGGCGTCGCGTGGTGGAGCGACTGCGGGCGCGCGGGCTGCCCGTGCGGGTGGGCTCGCGCACGGGCACGCCCCGCTTCGACTGGGAGGCGCCCGAGACCTGGGGCCCGGCCCTGGAGGGCGTGACGGCGGTGTACCTCGCTTACGCGCCAGACCTCGGGGCGCCCGGGGCGAGGGAGCAGGTGCGCGCCTTCGCGGCTCAGGCTGCGGCCGGTGGAGTGCAGCGCATCGTGCTGCTGTCGGGCCGGGGCGAGCCGCAGGCGCACCAGGCCGAGGAGGGCGTGCGCACGTGCGGTGTGGCCTTCACCGTGCTGCGCGCGGCGTGGTTCTTCCAGAACTTCAGCGAGGGGCACCTCCTCGAGGCCGTGCGCGCAGGCGAGCTGGCCTTCCCCGCGGGCGAGGTCGCGGAGCCCTTCCTCGACGCCGAGGACATCGCGGAGGTGGCGGTGGCGGCGCTGACGGACGGCGCGCACGCGGGGAGGACCTACGAGCTCACGGGACCGCGGCTGCTCACCTTCGCGCAGGCCGCAGCGGAGCTCTCGGAGGCGGTGGGGCGCCCGGTGCGTTACGTGCCGCTCACACCCGAGGCCTACGCGGCCTCGCTCGCGCCCTACCTGCCGCAGGAGGAGGCCGAGTTCCTCGCGCAGCTGTTCTGCGAGGTGCTCGACGGCCGCAACGCGGACCTCGCGGACGGCGTGCAGCAGGTGCTGGGCCGTGCGCCGCGCGACTTCCGGGCGTGGGCGCGCGAGACGGCCACCGCAGGCGCCTGGAGCGCCGCCGCCGCCGCGGTGAGCTGA
- a CDS encoding methylase, with product MDGLDRKTRGRTSSERLRALDAYVVHCESALLTRTEGAWASAPFVDLGFGEHPWTTLESARAFRRLQPALRVVGVELEAARAEAAHAAHAAPLTEFRQGGFALPLAPGERARLVRALNVLRSYPAEHVPEAHRLLGEALLEGGLLVEGSADPTGSITGVHLLRREGGALRREALLLHTDFTHGFAPMLFRDWLPRDLRRRVRPGEPIHAFLGAWTEAWQGVRAGLAPPQAFRASALRLAERVEGVATDAWLLDGGYLRWQPAGGVPL from the coding sequence ATGGACGGTCTGGACCGCAAGACGCGCGGACGTACCTCGAGCGAGCGGCTGCGCGCGCTGGACGCGTACGTCGTGCACTGCGAGTCCGCGCTGCTCACGCGCACCGAGGGCGCGTGGGCCTCAGCGCCCTTCGTGGACCTGGGCTTCGGGGAGCACCCGTGGACCACGCTGGAGAGCGCGCGCGCCTTCCGGCGGCTGCAGCCCGCCCTGCGCGTGGTGGGCGTGGAGCTGGAAGCGGCGCGCGCCGAGGCAGCGCACGCAGCCCATGCAGCGCCCCTCACCGAGTTCCGCCAGGGGGGCTTCGCGCTGCCGCTCGCGCCGGGGGAGCGCGCGCGCCTGGTGCGCGCGCTCAACGTGCTGCGCAGCTATCCCGCGGAGCACGTGCCCGAGGCGCATCGCCTGCTCGGTGAGGCGCTGCTCGAGGGCGGGCTCCTGGTGGAGGGCAGCGCGGATCCGACCGGCAGCATCACCGGCGTGCACCTGCTGCGGCGCGAGGGGGGCGCCCTGCGGCGCGAGGCGCTGCTGCTGCACACCGACTTCACCCACGGCTTCGCGCCCATGCTCTTTCGCGACTGGCTGCCGCGCGACCTGCGCCGCCGCGTGCGCCCGGGCGAGCCCATCCACGCCTTCCTCGGCGCGTGGACCGAGGCCTGGCAGGGCGTTCGCGCGGGGCTGGCTCCGCCGCAGGCCTTCCGCGCGTCCGCGCTGCGGCTCGCCGAGCGCGTGGAGGGCGTAGCCACGGACGCCTGGCTGCTGGATGGCGGCTACCTGCGCTGGCAGCCGGCGGGGGGCGTTCCCCTCTAG
- a CDS encoding LysR family transcriptional regulator: MQRSPCLPWDDVRLFLALCRARNLGGAAKALGVDASTVSRRLAALEEALAVTLFDRSREGITPTEAAEGLLPVAEELEVGMARFASAADALEREVAGLVRLTCPPDLAELLVAPLVKELLGRHPALRIALEPGEALRDLSRREADVALRTVRPTRGDLVVTRLTAVPWVLVGAPALVKQFGVLKRWEDAPWVGWGERLAHLAPARWLAAHARGVEPRVQSESLRVQLAAVAAGVGVALVPEPSVAHFGLAPVRLAPSLREDAAQWPVDELFLVTHRALREVPRVRVLWELLRERLGDGAR, from the coding sequence ATGCAACGCTCCCCCTGCCTGCCCTGGGACGACGTCCGGCTCTTCCTCGCACTGTGCCGCGCGCGCAACCTGGGCGGCGCGGCGAAGGCACTCGGCGTGGATGCCTCCACCGTGTCTCGCCGGCTCGCGGCCCTGGAGGAGGCGCTCGCGGTGACGCTCTTCGATCGCAGCCGCGAGGGCATCACCCCCACCGAGGCCGCCGAGGGGCTCTTGCCCGTGGCCGAGGAGCTGGAGGTGGGGATGGCCCGCTTCGCCAGCGCTGCGGATGCGCTCGAGCGCGAGGTGGCGGGCCTGGTGCGCCTCACCTGCCCGCCGGACCTCGCGGAGCTGCTGGTCGCGCCCCTGGTGAAGGAGCTGCTCGGCCGCCACCCGGCCCTGCGCATCGCGCTCGAGCCGGGCGAGGCGCTGCGCGACCTGAGCCGCCGCGAGGCGGATGTGGCGCTGCGCACGGTGCGCCCGACCCGCGGCGACCTGGTGGTGACGCGCCTCACCGCGGTGCCCTGGGTGCTGGTGGGGGCGCCCGCGCTCGTGAAGCAGTTCGGGGTACTGAAGCGCTGGGAGGACGCGCCCTGGGTGGGCTGGGGCGAGCGCCTCGCGCACCTGGCGCCCGCGCGCTGGCTCGCGGCGCACGCGCGGGGCGTGGAGCCGCGCGTGCAGTCCGAGAGCCTGCGGGTGCAGCTCGCCGCGGTGGCGGCCGGGGTGGGCGTGGCCCTGGTGCCCGAGCCCAGCGTGGCGCACTTCGGCCTCGCGCCGGTGAGGCTCGCGCCCTCGCTGCGTGAGGACGCGGCGCAGTGGCCGGTGGACGAGCTCTTCCTCGTCACGCACCGGGCGCTGCGCGAGGTGCCGCGCGTGCGCGTGCTGTGGGAGCTCCTGCGCGAGCGACTCGGCGACGGCGCGCGCTAG
- a CDS encoding DUF1499 domain-containing protein — MFKSASVWVALLAVAALVLGPLLAHFGVVRPLQGLMSFGAAAALGLLAMVAGVVSVLRRRARQGALAIGLGMLCLLVVLLPAFAAGRIPPINDVSTDLESPPALTRAEPSGRSLAYPPDFVHFVRDSYADLRPLVLPEPADAVLARVEALARRQPGWTVVSCDPQARVCEGYAESRLFRFRDDFAIRVRAEGQGARVDMRSRSRDGKGDLGVNAARIRDFLGQLGGSAAQGSGTR; from the coding sequence ATGTTCAAGTCCGCGTCCGTCTGGGTCGCCCTGCTCGCCGTCGCCGCGCTCGTGCTCGGGCCACTGCTCGCGCACTTCGGCGTCGTCCGGCCGCTGCAGGGCCTGATGAGCTTCGGGGCCGCTGCCGCGCTGGGGCTGCTCGCCATGGTGGCGGGGGTGGTCAGTGTGCTCCGGAGGCGGGCGCGTCAAGGCGCGCTGGCCATCGGGCTGGGCATGCTGTGCCTCCTGGTGGTGCTGCTGCCCGCGTTCGCGGCGGGCCGCATCCCGCCCATCAACGACGTGAGCACGGACCTCGAGTCCCCGCCGGCCCTCACGCGCGCCGAGCCCTCCGGGCGCAGCCTCGCGTATCCGCCCGACTTCGTGCACTTCGTGCGCGACTCGTACGCGGACCTGCGGCCGCTCGTGCTCCCCGAGCCTGCAGATGCGGTCCTCGCGCGCGTGGAGGCACTCGCACGCCGCCAGCCCGGCTGGACCGTGGTCTCCTGCGACCCGCAGGCGCGCGTGTGCGAGGGCTACGCCGAGAGCCGCCTCTTCCGCTTCCGCGACGACTTCGCCATCCGCGTGCGCGCCGAAGGGCAGGGCGCCCGGGTGGACATGCGCTCGCGCTCGCGCGACGGGAAGGGGGACCTCGGCGTGAATGCCGCGCGCATCCGCGACTTCCTCGGGCAGCTCGGGGGAAGTGCGGCGCAGGGCTCAGGGACACGTTAG
- a CDS encoding cystathionine gamma-synthase — MRFDTLAIHAGQAPDPSTGAIMTPVYLTSTYVQDGPGEHKGYEYSRTQNPTRKALQDCLAALEGAKHGAAFASGLAGTDMLMHTLETGDHVIVSDDVYGGTFRIFDKVFRRHGLNFSFVDLSRPEAFEAALTAKTRMVWVESPTNPMLKLIDLARIAEVAKRRNILSVADNTFMTPYFQRPLDLGFDVVTHSTTKYINGHSDVVGGFVCTSRDDVAERMYFLQNAVGGVPGAFDSFLVLRGVKTLHVRMERHAQNAMAVAQAMLKHPKVQKVTYPGLETHPQHPLARQQMRGFGGMVTFDIKGGLESARRFLKRTKLFACAESLGGVESLIEHPAIMTHASVPKETRERLGITDGFIRLSVGIEDARDLVDDLNNALEAA; from the coding sequence ATGCGCTTCGACACCCTCGCGATCCACGCCGGCCAGGCGCCGGACCCCAGCACCGGCGCCATCATGACGCCGGTGTACCTGACCTCCACCTACGTGCAGGACGGTCCGGGAGAGCACAAGGGCTACGAGTACAGCCGCACGCAGAACCCCACCCGCAAGGCGCTGCAGGACTGCCTCGCGGCGCTGGAGGGCGCCAAGCACGGCGCCGCGTTCGCGAGCGGCCTCGCGGGCACGGACATGCTGATGCACACGCTGGAGACCGGTGACCACGTCATCGTCTCCGACGACGTGTACGGCGGCACCTTCCGCATCTTCGACAAGGTGTTCCGCCGCCACGGCCTCAACTTCTCCTTCGTGGACCTCTCCAGGCCCGAGGCCTTCGAGGCCGCACTCACCGCGAAGACGCGCATGGTGTGGGTGGAGAGCCCGACCAACCCGATGCTCAAGCTCATCGACCTGGCGCGCATCGCCGAGGTCGCCAAGCGCCGCAACATCCTCTCGGTCGCGGACAACACCTTCATGACGCCGTACTTCCAGCGCCCGCTGGACCTCGGCTTCGACGTGGTGACCCACTCCACCACCAAGTACATCAACGGCCACAGCGACGTGGTGGGCGGCTTCGTGTGCACCAGCCGCGACGACGTGGCCGAGCGCATGTACTTCCTGCAGAACGCCGTGGGTGGCGTCCCCGGCGCCTTCGACAGCTTCCTCGTGCTGCGCGGCGTGAAGACGCTGCACGTGCGCATGGAGCGCCACGCGCAGAACGCGATGGCGGTCGCCCAGGCGATGCTCAAGCACCCCAAGGTGCAGAAGGTCACCTACCCGGGCCTCGAGACGCACCCGCAGCACCCGCTCGCGCGCCAGCAGATGCGCGGCTTCGGCGGCATGGTGACCTTCGACATCAAGGGCGGCCTGGAGAGCGCGCGCCGCTTCCTCAAGCGCACCAAGCTCTTCGCCTGCGCCGAGAGCCTCGGCGGCGTGGAGAGCCTCATCGAGCACCCGGCGATCATGACCCACGCCTCCGTGCCCAAGGAGACGCGCGAGAGGCTCGGCATCACCGACGGCTTCATCCGCCTCTCGGTGGGCATCGAGGATGCGCGCGACCTCGTCGACGACCTGAACAACGCGCTCGAGGCGGCGTAG
- a CDS encoding YkgJ family cysteine cluster protein, which produces MQDWDEDDVPEAAPAKAGGREEQAALQELRAVYRHADAAYAPFSCSASGECCQLAVTKRQPWLWLPEWRLLRSRHPLPPPRADGGCPYLDAAGKRCTVYADRPFGCRTFFCARIRGPAQQPKEAVIALSRRIEFISERLDPGLTAPRELLDWHAEALREQDGD; this is translated from the coding sequence ATGCAGGACTGGGACGAGGACGACGTGCCCGAGGCGGCTCCCGCGAAGGCGGGAGGCCGCGAGGAGCAGGCCGCCCTGCAGGAGCTGCGAGCGGTGTACCGCCACGCGGACGCCGCCTACGCCCCCTTCTCCTGCAGCGCGAGCGGCGAGTGCTGCCAGCTCGCGGTGACGAAGCGCCAGCCCTGGCTGTGGCTGCCCGAGTGGCGGCTCTTGCGCAGCCGCCATCCCCTGCCTCCGCCCCGCGCCGACGGCGGCTGTCCCTACCTGGATGCGGCCGGCAAGCGCTGCACCGTGTACGCGGACCGCCCCTTCGGCTGCCGCACCTTCTTCTGCGCGCGCATCCGCGGGCCCGCCCAGCAGCCGAAGGAGGCCGTCATCGCGCTCTCGCGCCGCATCGAGTTCATCTCCGAGCGGCTCGACCCCGGCCTCACCGCGCCGCGCGAGCTGCTGGACTGGCACGCGGAGGCGCTGCGAGAGCAGGACGGGGACTGA
- a CDS encoding UdgX family uracil-DNA binding protein (This protein belongs to the uracil DNA glycosylase superfamily, members of which act in excision repair of DNA. However, it belongs more specifically to UdgX branch, whose founding member was found to bind uracil in DNA (where it does not belong), without cleaving it, appears to promote DNA repair by a pathway involving RecA, rather than base excision.) produces the protein MPKRPPQETAAPLIPDSPTLDKLREAAAGCKACPLWKTGTQTVFGERPARGGAAARPRVMFVGEQPGDQEDRAGRPFVGPSGKLLDEALESVGIDRRQVYVTNTVKHFKWVGQGKRRIHEKPNGREISACKPWLEAEIQVFAPDVIVALGATAAQALLGKEFRVT, from the coding sequence ATGCCGAAAAGACCCCCTCAGGAAACCGCCGCCCCCCTCATCCCCGACTCGCCCACGCTGGACAAGCTCCGCGAGGCGGCCGCGGGCTGCAAGGCCTGCCCGCTGTGGAAGACGGGCACCCAGACGGTGTTCGGCGAGCGCCCGGCCCGGGGAGGCGCCGCCGCCCGCCCCCGGGTGATGTTCGTGGGCGAGCAGCCCGGTGACCAGGAGGACCGCGCGGGGCGCCCCTTCGTGGGCCCCAGCGGGAAGCTCCTGGACGAGGCGCTCGAGAGCGTGGGCATCGACCGGCGCCAGGTGTACGTGACCAACACCGTGAAGCACTTCAAGTGGGTGGGGCAGGGCAAGCGCCGCATCCACGAGAAGCCCAACGGGCGGGAGATCTCGGCCTGCAAGCCCTGGCTGGAGGCGGAGATCCAGGTCTTCGCCCCGGACGTCATCGTCGCGCTGGGGGCCACGGCCGCGCAGGCGCTGCTGGGCAAGGAGTTCCGCGTGACCTAG
- a CDS encoding FxsA family protein: MGKLLLFVLLLPFVELYLLVHLGARVGLVPTLGVLIVGAVLGSLLMRRQGARVLRQVQSGLAGGQLPDEAVLRSGLVVVSGALIAVPGLLTDALGLALLLPPVRRFVARRLRRGAERQMRSGGLHVGVWGAQGPAAPQRVERRTLRGEEDAEFSEE, from the coding sequence GTGGGAAAACTGCTCCTCTTCGTCCTGCTGCTGCCCTTCGTCGAGCTTTACCTGCTCGTGCACCTCGGCGCGCGCGTGGGGCTCGTGCCCACGCTGGGGGTGCTGATCGTAGGCGCCGTGCTCGGCTCGCTGCTGATGCGCCGCCAGGGCGCGCGCGTGCTGCGGCAGGTGCAGTCGGGGCTCGCAGGCGGGCAGCTTCCGGACGAGGCCGTGCTGCGCTCGGGGCTCGTCGTGGTGAGTGGCGCGCTCATCGCCGTGCCCGGGCTGCTGACGGATGCGCTGGGCCTCGCGCTGCTGCTGCCTCCCGTGCGCCGCTTCGTCGCGCGGCGGCTGCGGCGCGGGGCGGAGCGTCAGATGCGCTCGGGCGGGCTGCACGTGGGCGTGTGGGGGGCGCAGGGGCCCGCGGCGCCGCAGCGGGTGGAGCGGCGGACGCTGCGGGGCGAGGAGGATGCCGAGTTCAGCGAGGAGTGA
- a CDS encoding amidase family protein produces MSAPHAAAPGPAADEDLAFAGAVGQLQALAEGRVTSRQLVHLCLARIARYDPTLRAFREVWAEQALAAADAADAARRAGEAAQRPLLGLPVALKDAADVQGVSIRFGTPSQQPPSEKDAELVRRLRAAGAVFVGLTCSPELALWPFTESRATGATRNPWDPLRQTGGSSGGAAVAVAAGLVPLAHASDGGGSIRIPAAACGLVGLKPTVGRVPLGDGHAEHWHGLSSAGFVSRHARDSALALDAVLGGSAMQDAVSKGPGVLRIALSEKAPLPVRLHPEVRSALHDTGARLRELGHVVVEADPAYGNIVPGFITRYLRGCADDFAQLEEPQACEARTRGMARLGRRVSDAMLQRARASGRAAAERLAQLPAGADVLLVPTLATPPPLVGRWAGRGAVRTMVGVSSYTPFTPPWNVTGQPAVSVPAGFTANGLPLAVQLVARPGEDALLLALAAQLEAARRSTQRRPDLGRLHAVG; encoded by the coding sequence ATGAGCGCTCCCCACGCCGCCGCCCCTGGCCCTGCCGCCGACGAGGACCTCGCCTTCGCCGGGGCCGTGGGCCAGCTGCAGGCCCTCGCCGAGGGCCGCGTCACCAGCCGCCAGCTGGTGCACCTGTGCCTCGCGCGCATCGCCCGCTACGACCCCACGCTGCGCGCCTTCCGCGAGGTGTGGGCGGAGCAGGCGCTCGCGGCCGCCGACGCCGCGGACGCCGCGCGCCGTGCGGGCGAGGCGGCGCAGCGGCCGCTGCTGGGCCTGCCGGTGGCCCTCAAGGACGCTGCGGACGTGCAGGGCGTCTCCATCCGCTTCGGCACGCCCTCCCAGCAGCCGCCGAGCGAGAAGGACGCGGAGCTGGTGCGCCGGCTGCGCGCGGCCGGGGCCGTGTTCGTGGGGCTCACCTGCTCGCCCGAGCTCGCGCTCTGGCCCTTCACCGAGTCCCGGGCCACGGGCGCCACGCGCAACCCCTGGGATCCGCTGCGCCAGACGGGAGGCTCCTCGGGGGGCGCGGCCGTGGCCGTGGCCGCGGGGCTGGTGCCGCTCGCGCACGCCTCGGACGGCGGTGGCTCCATCCGCATCCCGGCGGCCGCCTGCGGCCTCGTGGGGCTCAAGCCCACGGTGGGGCGCGTGCCGCTGGGCGACGGCCACGCCGAGCACTGGCACGGCCTCAGCTCGGCGGGCTTCGTCTCGCGCCACGCACGCGACAGCGCCCTCGCGCTGGACGCGGTGCTCGGGGGAAGCGCGATGCAGGACGCGGTGAGCAAGGGTCCGGGCGTGCTGCGCATCGCGCTCTCCGAGAAGGCCCCGCTGCCGGTGCGCCTGCACCCCGAGGTGCGCAGCGCCCTGCACGACACGGGGGCCCGGCTGCGCGAGCTGGGGCACGTGGTGGTGGAGGCGGACCCGGCCTACGGCAACATCGTGCCCGGCTTCATCACGCGCTACCTGCGCGGCTGCGCGGACGACTTCGCGCAGCTCGAGGAGCCGCAGGCGTGCGAGGCGCGCACGCGAGGGATGGCCCGGCTCGGCCGCCGCGTGAGCGATGCCATGCTCCAGCGTGCACGCGCCTCGGGGCGCGCCGCAGCCGAGCGCCTCGCGCAGCTGCCCGCCGGCGCCGACGTGCTGCTGGTGCCCACACTCGCCACGCCGCCGCCGCTGGTGGGCCGCTGGGCAGGCCGGGGCGCGGTGCGCACCATGGTGGGGGTGAGCAGCTACACGCCCTTCACGCCGCCCTGGAACGTCACGGGGCAGCCGGCGGTGTCCGTGCCCGCGGGCTTCACGGCCAACGGCCTGCCGCTCGCGGTGCAGCTGGTGGCGCGCCCCGGTGAGGACGCGCTGCTGCTCGCGCTCGCCGCACAGCTCGAGGCGGCGCGCCGCTCGACCCAGCGGCGGCCGGACCTCGGGCGCCTGCACGCCGTGGGCTAG